A single genomic interval of Oryzias latipes chromosome 3, ASM223467v1 harbors:
- the LOC101158431 gene encoding secretory carrier-associated membrane protein 5-like isoform X2, which yields MAEPNFPPLPGFLPIKPCFYQDFEEIPEQHRSMCKKMYHLWMFHTATLAVNLIACFVWMFGGGGVTNFGLAIIWLLMFTPCSYVCWFRPIYKAFKNDSSFNFMLFFFVFMAQVGISIIQSIGIPGWGVCGWLATISYFSYNIFVALIMLIPTIMFTAVASLSFIALTKQSYIVDRSIISTVAPGPACPKRRRNGPQEPGRTPMSRQQPNRLS from the exons ATGGCCG AACCCAATTTCCCTCCACTGCCTGGATTCCTCCCCATAAAACCATGTTTCTATCAAGACTTCGAAGAAATCCCGGAGCAGCACCGCAGCATGTGCAAGAAAATGTACCACCTTTGGATGT TCCACACTGCCACACTTGCTGTGAACCTCATCGCCTGCTTTGTTTGGATGTTTGGTGGTGGAGGGGTCACTAACTTTGGCCTGGCAATCATCTGGCTCCTCATGTTCACCCCCTGTTCTTATGTGTGCTGGTTCAGACCCATCTACAAAGCCTTCAA GAACGACAGCTCCTTCAACTTcatgctgtttttctttgttttcatggcCCAAGTCGGCATCAGCATCATTCAGAGTATCGGCATCCCAGGATGGGGAGTGTG tggTTGGTTGGCCACCATCTCCTACTTCAGCTACAACATTTTTGTAGCATTAATCATGCTGATTCCCACCATCATGTTCACTGCTGTGGCTTCCTTGTCCTTCATTGCTCTCACCAAG caatcttaCATTGTTGACAGATCCATAATTTCTACCGTGGCACCGGGGCCAGCATGTCCAAAGCGCAGGAGGAATGGGCCACAGGAGCCTGGAAGAACCCCCATGTCCAGGCAGCAGCCCAACAGGCTGTCATAG
- the LOC101158431 gene encoding secretory carrier-associated membrane protein 5-like isoform X1: MAEPNFPPLPGFLPIKPCFYQDFEEIPEQHRSMCKKMYHLWMFHTATLAVNLIACFVWMFGGGGVTNFGLAIIWLLMFTPCSYVCWFRPIYKAFKNDSSFNFMLFFFVFMAQVGISIIQSIGIPGWGVCGWLATISYFSYNIFVALIMLIPTIMFTAVASLSFIALTKIHNFYRGTGASMSKAQEEWATGAWKNPHVQAAAQQAVIGAATGGMQDQYPSPQYNDNQI, from the exons ATGGCCG AACCCAATTTCCCTCCACTGCCTGGATTCCTCCCCATAAAACCATGTTTCTATCAAGACTTCGAAGAAATCCCGGAGCAGCACCGCAGCATGTGCAAGAAAATGTACCACCTTTGGATGT TCCACACTGCCACACTTGCTGTGAACCTCATCGCCTGCTTTGTTTGGATGTTTGGTGGTGGAGGGGTCACTAACTTTGGCCTGGCAATCATCTGGCTCCTCATGTTCACCCCCTGTTCTTATGTGTGCTGGTTCAGACCCATCTACAAAGCCTTCAA GAACGACAGCTCCTTCAACTTcatgctgtttttctttgttttcatggcCCAAGTCGGCATCAGCATCATTCAGAGTATCGGCATCCCAGGATGGGGAGTGTG tggTTGGTTGGCCACCATCTCCTACTTCAGCTACAACATTTTTGTAGCATTAATCATGCTGATTCCCACCATCATGTTCACTGCTGTGGCTTCCTTGTCCTTCATTGCTCTCACCAAG ATCCATAATTTCTACCGTGGCACCGGGGCCAGCATGTCCAAAGCGCAGGAGGAATGGGCCACAGGAGCCTGGAAGAACCCCCATGTCCAGGCAGCAGCCCAACAGGCTGTCATAGGGGCAGCCACAGGGGGCATGCAGGACCAGTACCCCAGCCCCCAATACAATGACAACCAGATTTAG